CTTAGTGCCCAGTCCTGAGTGCCCAGTCCTGAGTGGGAGAGGGGGAGAGGGGGAGAAGGGGAGAAATGCCCCATGCCCCTACCTTTAGGTTGGCGAAGCCTTGACCCATGCCCTATGCCCCATTCCCCTCTATTGAGAAAGTATTTCCCGCAACGGTTGAGCGATCCAGTTGAAACCGACTCTCAACTGGTGTTCTAATGTGGGCAGCCGGTAGAGATAAGTCAGACGGCGGACAAGATGAGCGGCAGGGCCATTAAGTTTGATTCCTAAACCGCTAAGGGTCGCGTTGTCAACGCCTAAAGTCATCATTTCTCCGGTTGCCTGATAGCGGAATGGCAACAAAGGCCGGCCTGTGAGGGAGGCCCAAAGATTCCAACCGGCATAATCAGCTTGCTGTAAGGCTGCCTGGGCGGTTGCCGGCACTCGTTGATCTGTTGCGTCTTTACAATCAGCCAAATCTCCTAAAACAAAAATTTCCGGGTGATCAATCGCTTGCAGCGTCGGCAGTGCAGCGAGTTGTCCTCGATGATTTTGCTTGAGGGGCAGCGATTTCACCACCGGCGCAACCTGGGTTCCCACTGTCCACAGCACCAAATCGGTTGGGATCGTGTCTACCTGTCCTTTATACACCAGAGAAATCTTATCTGGCCCGATTGATTCCACTGCGGTTTCCAAATCAAGCCACACTCCCCGTTCTTCTAGCGCCTTGCTGGCTGCTTCACGATTAAAGTCAGCAGAAGTTCGCAGAATCATATCAGCTTGTTCAACCAGCCGCAGGCGTCCCCGATTTGAAAGCCGGTCTGCCAGTTTGCAAGCCAACTCAACGCCACTGTAACCGGCACCTACAATAACGATGCGAATTTTGTCTTTGTCTGATGCTTCCAAAACTCGCAACTTTTCTTCCAAGCGATAGGCATCCGTGACTGTCCGAAAGGGGAATGCGTAATTTTCCGCTCCTGGCACCATGTCAAGCGGTGTCTCACCCCCCATTGCTAAGACGAGCCGATCATAGGGGAAATCATGGCCATCTTGAAGCTGTACCAGCTTGGAGTCTACATCAATTCCAGCCACCGCTCCTTGATGGAAGCGAATGCCGGTATTTGCCAAAAGTTCTTCAAAGGGTGGGGCAATTTCCCAGGTTTGCAACTCGCCGGTGAGGAGTTCGTACAGCAGGGGCGAGAATAAGAAGCGGTCGTTACGATCGACCAGCACAACTTCGGGTTTCTCTAATTTATTCCAGGGAAGCTCACTCAAACGCAGCGCTGTGTAGAGACCTCCAAAGCCTCCACCGAGAATGCAAATGCGTGCGGGTTGTTCATTCATAGGTTTTTGGGCCGGCGATGGTAGCAGGGCAACTCTCTATTCAGGATAGCAAGGCAATATGGGTAACAGGTTGGCCTAGCTGAATCCTCTAGGATCAAGTTGCTTAATCGATGTAAGCTGAGGAATATTCAACTTGCTGTCAGAGATGGGCGTCCCCACCGGCACCTTAAGAGTTTTAGCCAGAGCCTGACCGCTCGTTAAACAATAATTAATTTATCAGAGGGGAAATAAACCGACATAACCTACATAAGGAAAGAAAAAGTTATTAATTTAAATACCATTGCAAGTAAAGTAGAAATTTAGTCTGATTTGCGTAACAATTGCCTTGTTCGCACATCCTCAAGTCGGCTAAGTATTAAATATTCCCCCTGTAAAATTCTATGATATCTTCAGCATCTAACTGGGCCAAAGCACGGGAAAACCGGAGCCGGCAAGAGCAGGAAAATTCTGAAGAATAACTAAAGAGGGGAAAATAAACCGATGTGGGAAAATACAATTCGCGCATCATTAGTAAACTAAGCTCTGCGTATGGCACTGACTATTAAAACTCTCAGGGAAACCGTTTTCAAACTCAGACCCATTCAATCGGGTGAACTTCCAGAGGCCGAAAAACAGCCGATGGAAGGGGGGAAGCAGTTTGAACTCCACTCCTACGTCATTGTTCGCGATCACATTCGATTTGCACTGCTTAAAGATTCCTTCAAAGGCTTCAATACCTGGTACGCTTACGCACCACACGTCCAGATACTGGCGGATACGCCTCAAAACCCCGTTGTTTATCCACCCCCCATACCGGCGAAGTATCGGCTATCAGTTCCTTACAAGTCTCAACTCGACAACTGGTACAATCCCACCGGCGCTTGTAATGTCACCTCACTTGCCATGTGTTTGGAGTATTTGAAGACTCCCCGCCGCAGCCGGTCTGGCCAATTTGAGGATGAACTTTACCAATATGCACTCAGTAAGGGTTATAGCCGATGGGACCCGGTAGACTTGGCGAAAATTGTCAGAGATTATGGCAGGCGCGATGACTACAAAACCCGCGCCACCATCGAAGGAGTCAAAGAGTGGATAGCCGGCGGCAATCCTGCCGTGATCCACGGCTACTTCACGTCTTTTGGCCATATTCTCGTTGCCGTTGGCTATGACAGCACCGGCTTCATTGTTCACGATCCCTATGGGGAGTGGTATCCCAGCGGATATCGCACGGATCTTAATGGGGCTTATCTCCACTATTCCTACGGGCTAATTCGCCGGGTTTGCATCCCAGATGGGGACTTTTGGGTTCACTTTATCTCTGCGTGAACCTAGTTCAACCTGATGAGTAAAAAGTGAAGAGAAAACTTTTCTCTTCACCCCACAATTCACCGCCGGCAGCCTAAACGCAGATTTTGACTGCCGGCACTCATACAATTAAATTTCAATCATTGTCGGACATCCCACGTTGGTTCCGCCTAAGCCGCAATAGCCATTAGGATTTTTGGCTAAATACTGCTGGTGGTAGCTCTCTGCATAGTAAAATTCAGGAGCCTCGATCACTTCAGTGGTAATCGTCCCGTATCCCGCAGCGCTAAGGGCTTTCTGGTAAGCATTGAGTGAAGCTTCAGCAAGCTTTTTATGGCGATCAGAATAGGCATAAATTCCCGAACGGTACTGGGTGCCAACGTCATTGCCCTGGCGCATCCCCTGAGTCGGGTTATGGCTTTCCCAAAAAACTTTCAGCAGTCTTTCGTAACTGATCACTTTTGGGTCAAAAACAACGAAAACGACTTCATTGTGCCCCGTCATGCCGGTGCAAACCTCTTCATAGGTGGGGTTAGGCGTTATCCCGCCGGCATAACCGACTGCAGTGCTAAACACGCCCTCAAGCTGCCAGAATTTGCGTTCTGCACCCCAAAAACACCCCATACCAAACATGGCCATTTCCATGCCGGCGGGGAAAGGCGGCTGCAGCGGATTCCCATTGACATAGTGATTAGAGGGAACTTTCACCGCCCCTGCCCGCCCTGGTAAAGCATCTTGGGGAGACGGCAGTGTTAGCTTCTTACCAAATCCAAATATTCCCATAAGTTCTAAATCTGATTTTCCATCGATTGTCGTTACATAACTTTATGGTAGGGAAAGAATCTGCGGATTTTCAAGCAGTTTCGGGAAATCACAAAATGTTAAGGGGGCATGGGGGATTGGGCATGGGGCATTGGGCATGGGGCATGGGGCATGGGGGATTGGGCATTGGGCATTGGGCATGGGGCATGGGGCAAGGCTTCGCCAACCTAAAGGTATGGGCAAGGCTTCGCCAACCTAAGGTAGGGGCAGGGGGCATTCAAAACTCAAAACTCCCAGTGAAGACTCCGCCTAGAAGTCAGCAAAAAAGCCTAAATGATTGGCAACAGGGCGCTGACGCATCGGCAGTTTCGTGTGAATGGGTGCATTCAATACCTTAACGCCAGAATGATTGGCAACAACCAAAGTGGCAGAACCGCCGCCATCAAGATTGATCGCCTCAAAAGCACCCAACTCCTGGGCAATCTTGCTTAATTCCGCTAAAGTAACGCCTTCGCTGTAAAGTGGTTGCTTGCCGTCTATGACAATCAGCCATAATTTTTGACCCTGCCGATCAATCGCTACCGCTACACGAGAATAGGGTTTATCTTGCCGACGCGACTCTGAACTGAGCGATACAACGCCTCTTTTCAGGACAATATGGCTGCCGGCGACAGCATGAATCGTCCCCTTGGGACACTGCCCACTGTCAAAAATTTGAGCACGATTGCCGCTATTAAAACACAACACCGGCACGCCAGATTGCACAGCAGAGTAGGTAGATCCGTTGGCAATTGCCTGTCCCACTACGTTGACGCCCTCACCACTGCGAGGGTAAAAATCCCACGGGTTATGTTCACGAAACGGGAAAAAATAGCCGGCGTTGATCGCCAGTTGCAACTTAAACTCACGGACAAACTCAGAGGTGGTTCGCGCTTGGATCTCCTTCCTGGTGTTAAGTTTGCTATCCCTTCCCTGGTTGTTTCCGGGTGTCACCAGCACTCCCACGCCTGACGCGGCTAAATCAATGGTGACGATGTGGAGCATATACGGGCGGGGCGTATTCCGGGCTTGGCGCTTGTAGGTAATGCCCTGAAACAGCGTCATTTCAAGGTTAGTGCGAGTTGGGCGCAGTAAATGCTGTCGTGCGTACAGCAGCAGTGGCAGCAGCAACAAACCGATACCCGCTACCAATGGCAATTGCTTGATCCAGATTGGCTTCTGTTGATTCACGTTGCAGGCCGGCAGGATAAAAAGTTACAAGGTTAGTCTGTCAGTTTTAATATTAAAAGTTGATATCGCCGGCTCAGCGTCTGACCGATGAAAACTAATTTTGAACAAGGGCCAACCGGCATAACTTTCAAACGGGTAACGGTTTTAGTTGCAGTGGCAGCATTCGTCGCGGCTTTGATGGGATCGGCGGTAGCGCGTACTGTATTTTCCTCTCTGAGTGAGCCGGTGGGAGGGCGGAAGTGGTCTTATATTGTGGCGTTGCTGGTGAGCTTGAGCGTTGCTGGTGCCGGCACTGGTTTGAGAATTCTCATGCCGCGACGGTTTGGAATCCTAGCAAATGCTTTGTCAGCAACCGCATCGGGAGCATTGCTTGGTTTTTATTATGGGGGACTGGCTGCCGGTAAAAACCCACAATTTGCTGTGGCAGGAGCAGTGATTGGAGGGATACTGATGGGAGCCGGCAGCTTAAGGTTTCGCACTGGAGCCGGAGCGGTGGCTGTAGCAGTTGCCGGCGCTGTGGGGGGATATGGCTTTGCTTTTTGGCTTTGGGCAGTTTCACTGGCCTTCCTGACCGCACAAAGGCTAATTGAGGGAATTTTTTTGAGTGGGCTATCGCTGGGTTACATTGGATTGACTGTTAGCTCCCTGCTTTTGGCGATCAAAGAGATCAAACGTTCTGAGAAGATATCTTTGAGAAAGGCCGGTTAACAAATGTTTGATTGGACGATGCTTTGCCGGCAAATACGGACTTTTTCGAGACTATCGGCTATAAGTAGTTCACGGTAGCATCTAATGTGATGTTAAATCTCGATAAAATTTAGCCAAACCCGTGATTAAGTCCTCTGCTGCATCAAAACCCGTGACTAAGCCCTCTGCTGCATCTACCGGCACTCCCAAGCCTGCCGGCAAAAATCAGCGACTTCTGTTTTTCACTTTGCGACTGCTGCTGCTGGTTTTGGGCGGCGGTTTAGCATTTGCAGTGGGCATGGCGATTGCACAATTCTATCCCGCTAGAAATCCTCAAGCACCTATCTGGCAAAACGTTTTCCGCCGGCCTGAAAATTTCGCCACTAACACTAGGCAACTGCCCCCACCGCCAATTGCCACCCCCACTCCGCCACCGAATCTCACGCCTGAACAAAGCAAACAACTGCGCTCAGAACTACAGCAGTTGCAGACACAGTTAAATGAATTAATCGGGCAGACTGCAACGTTGGAAACCAAACTCGGTAGCAGCCGTCCGACGGAGACAGTAGAAAGCCGGTTGCAGCTACTTTCGCGGCAACTGGGCACCCCAGAAGTTGCACCGGCAGCCAATGTATCTGGGGCAGCGGCAACTCCGCAAGCTTCAGAGGCAACAACCGGCACTGCTGCCACTGTGTCTGCCACGAATGGCCCAATGGTGACGTTACCCAGTGATGTTTTATTTGCAGAAGGCAGCGCAATGCTGCGCCCGCAAACTGGCGTTATTTTGGATAACCTGATTGCCGATCTGAAAAACTATCAGGGGGCAAGTGTTCGCATTGCAGGGCATACGGATGATGCCGGTGATGCGAAGGAAAATCAAGCTTTATCATTTCGACGCGCTCAAGCTGTGCTGGCTTATCTCGCCGGCACCCTGGGCAACCAATATCACTGGGTTGTGATGGGATACGGTGAAACTCGCCCTGTGGCAGAAAATAACACCGATCTAGGCCGGCAGCGCAACCGCCGAATTGAAATTGTCATCGAACCGAAAGCGAGCCGGTAGAAATAATAAGATTAAAAAGGGTTTTTTCAACGCGCTTGTTCATGACTTATTGCCTTGGTATCGTTACCCGTTCTGGTTTAGTCGTTGCTGCTGACTCTCGCACCAATGCCGGTGTCGATTATATTTCCACTTACCAAAAGCTCTTTGATTTTTCCAATCCGGGGGAACGAGTGCTCCTGATTTGCACATCAGGAAATCTGTCGATGACCCAAGCCGTACTCACTTTATTACGCAAAGACATCCAAACTCAAGAAGAAATCTCTCTCCATACTCTGCCCACAATGTATGAAATTGCCCGCTATATTGGGAGCAAAACTCGGCAGATTCAGGAGCAAGACAAAGCTTGGCTGAAGCAAGATGGCATTAACGCTCAAGCTAGCGTACTTGTTGGCGGTCAAATTAAGGGAGAAGATCCGGCATTATATTTAGTTTACAGTCAGGGAAACTGTATTCACGCCACTAAAGAAACGCCGTTTCTTCAGATTGGAGAAACTAAATATGGCAAGCCAATTTTAGACCGCACCCTCACCTTTGAAACTCCATTAGAAGCGGCTGCTAAATGTGCCCTTTTGTCAATAGATTCCACCATGAAATCTAACATTTCTGTTGGCCCTCCCATTAACATGGTGATGTACGAAACTGACACGTTTGTAATTCGGCATCAGCTCCAACTGCGGCTGGGAGATCCTTACCTCGCAAAAATGCGGAAATTATGGGAGGAATATCTAAAAAATGCGTTTGATCATATGCCTAATATCGATTGGCAGCATTATTTAGAGGAGCCTCAAACAGACGTTATTATTGACTGAATAATGCTGTTAAATACAGCGTGGTTTCCCATCTTTCAAATGCTGAATAAGTGTTTACTGTTTGTTACCACGGGCTGCCAATCATTGTGAAGCCGGCCCAATAATAGGGATGGGATAAATTTTTATTGGCCAAGTTTGTTAAACTGGGCGGTAAGGCAATATTGTCTTTAGAACTTAGCAAATGACCCTGCTGCAATCGCACATTATTTTGAATCATTGCAATTTGTGCTTGCCGTAATGCTTCGGCTTTGATAGGCACCGTATGCAGCTGTTGGTAAAACTCGGTCATTAACGCCAAGGTGCCCTCATCACTCACATACCAGAGACTCGCTAAAGCGGACTTGACTCCTGCCTGTACGGCTAAGCCGGCAAACCCCAGTTCGGCTTCCTCATCTCCGACTGCCGTGCGGCAGGCAGAAAGCACTAACAACTCTACTGCTGGATTATGCCAGCCTAACTGCCGTACTTGATCCATTTGCAACTTAGAGTCCCACAACTGAATGTAGGAATTGCTAGCTTTACCCCTTTGGAATTCTGCATGAGTGGCTAAGTGAATAATTCCAAACGCACGCGCATTGCGCTGGGATTTTAGATTGTCCAAAGTAAATGCTTCGTTGAGGAACAACTCACCTGTCCAGACATCTTTGGCAATCGCGTTGAGTTCCACCGGCACTGCCGGCAGGGGAGTTTTGTCAGTAAATTCTGATGCTCCCATTGCCAGCACTTCCATCTTCCTGATGTCTTGGTAACGAGTATCCGTTAAGTTCAGGCTGGGCATGAGGCCAAGACTGTACTTTTCTATGAGAAAATGTTGCCCATCATGCAGTGCGGCAACAGGAATTGTTCGCAATCCAGAATCAAGAATCAACACTAAATTCTGGATGCCTTGGGCTTCGAGTTCCTCCTCTAACGGTGCCAACAGCCATTTATAAAGTTGCTGTGCCGGTTTCAAGTAACTGTTCGTGTTGCGCTTTGAGGCAGTCGTTACCTCTTGGTGAAATTGTTTCGCCACTTCTAGCACCTGAGAACGCATCGCATAGGGTATTCGCTTCCGAATCGGCTCTCCCGTTGCAGTTACCATTACCAGTTCTAGTGAATCTTTCTCGTGTCCCTTGTTCTTCCCTTGGGTTTTAGACTCAGGATTGACTGAGGGATTAATTCCACCCCCATCTGGGATAAAGCGAATATACAGCAATGCCGGTTTAGTACCCGTTGCCCGCTCAACATCACTCAGAATTTGACGGCTTTCTGCCAGGGTTGGAGACGCGTTCTCCTCAGAAATCCCCAGATAAGCTTCAAATTGACTCGTGAAAGATTGGTCAATTTCAAAAGCAGCAGTATCGATTTCTACCTTGGGAGAATTGCTATTAGTTTCAATTTGTGGTTCAGGAGCGGATGTCACTAAAGATGTGACGCTCTGCTGATACTGTAGGCCGCTCGCTGAGTAGGACGGTGAACTGGGCGTGGGAACAGATGCCTGTGTCGGAGTCGGGCTAGGCGTGGGAACAGGTGCCGGTATCAGACTTGGTGTGGGAACAGGTGCCGGTATCAGACTTGGTGTGGGAACAGGTGCCGGTGTCGGACTTGGGCTAGGCGTGGGAACAGGTGCCGACGTTGGATTAGAACTGGGTGCCGGAATTGGACTTGGTGTGGGAACAGGTGCCGACGTTGGATTGGTACGCGGCGTTGGAACAGCTACTGAGGGTGGAACAGGACTAGATTTGGGATCAGGAGATGGTGTCGGATTGGGACGCCGCATCGGAACAGGTGCCGGTTCTAGAGTTGGTGCAGGCGTTGGAGTTGGCGTGGGAATAGGTGCCGGCTTTGGTATTGGAGTCGGTGCCGTTTCTGGAGTGGGATT
Above is a genomic segment from Microcoleus sp. FACHB-68 containing:
- a CDS encoding NAD(P)/FAD-dependent oxidoreductase; translated protein: MNEQPARICILGGGFGGLYTALRLSELPWNKLEKPEVVLVDRNDRFLFSPLLYELLTGELQTWEIAPPFEELLANTGIRFHQGAVAGIDVDSKLVQLQDGHDFPYDRLVLAMGGETPLDMVPGAENYAFPFRTVTDAYRLEEKLRVLEASDKDKIRIVIVGAGYSGVELACKLADRLSNRGRLRLVEQADMILRTSADFNREAASKALEERGVWLDLETAVESIGPDKISLVYKGQVDTIPTDLVLWTVGTQVAPVVKSLPLKQNHRGQLAALPTLQAIDHPEIFVLGDLADCKDATDQRVPATAQAALQQADYAGWNLWASLTGRPLLPFRYQATGEMMTLGVDNATLSGLGIKLNGPAAHLVRRLTYLYRLPTLEHQLRVGFNWIAQPLREILSQ
- the msrA gene encoding peptide-methionine (S)-S-oxide reductase MsrA produces the protein MGIFGFGKKLTLPSPQDALPGRAGAVKVPSNHYVNGNPLQPPFPAGMEMAMFGMGCFWGAERKFWQLEGVFSTAVGYAGGITPNPTYEEVCTGMTGHNEVVFVVFDPKVISYERLLKVFWESHNPTQGMRQGNDVGTQYRSGIYAYSDRHKKLAEASLNAYQKALSAAGYGTITTEVIEAPEFYYAESYHQQYLAKNPNGYCGLGGTNVGCPTMIEI
- a CDS encoding phosphodiester glycosidase family protein, with protein sequence MNQQKPIWIKQLPLVAGIGLLLLPLLLYARQHLLRPTRTNLEMTLFQGITYKRQARNTPRPYMLHIVTIDLAASGVGVLVTPGNNQGRDSKLNTRKEIQARTTSEFVREFKLQLAINAGYFFPFREHNPWDFYPRSGEGVNVVGQAIANGSTYSAVQSGVPVLCFNSGNRAQIFDSGQCPKGTIHAVAGSHIVLKRGVVSLSSESRRQDKPYSRVAVAIDRQGQKLWLIVIDGKQPLYSEGVTLAELSKIAQELGAFEAINLDGGGSATLVVANHSGVKVLNAPIHTKLPMRQRPVANHLGFFADF
- a CDS encoding low-complexity protein translates to MKTNFEQGPTGITFKRVTVLVAVAAFVAALMGSAVARTVFSSLSEPVGGRKWSYIVALLVSLSVAGAGTGLRILMPRRFGILANALSATASGALLGFYYGGLAAGKNPQFAVAGAVIGGILMGAGSLRFRTGAGAVAVAVAGAVGGYGFAFWLWAVSLAFLTAQRLIEGIFLSGLSLGYIGLTVSSLLLAIKEIKRSEKISLRKAG
- a CDS encoding OmpA family protein, with the translated sequence MTKPSAASTGTPKPAGKNQRLLFFTLRLLLLVLGGGLAFAVGMAIAQFYPARNPQAPIWQNVFRRPENFATNTRQLPPPPIATPTPPPNLTPEQSKQLRSELQQLQTQLNELIGQTATLETKLGSSRPTETVESRLQLLSRQLGTPEVAPAANVSGAAATPQASEATTGTAATVSATNGPMVTLPSDVLFAEGSAMLRPQTGVILDNLIADLKNYQGASVRIAGHTDDAGDAKENQALSFRRAQAVLAYLAGTLGNQYHWVVMGYGETRPVAENNTDLGRQRNRRIEIVIEPKASR
- a CDS encoding proteasome-type protease, with amino-acid sequence MTYCLGIVTRSGLVVAADSRTNAGVDYISTYQKLFDFSNPGERVLLICTSGNLSMTQAVLTLLRKDIQTQEEISLHTLPTMYEIARYIGSKTRQIQEQDKAWLKQDGINAQASVLVGGQIKGEDPALYLVYSQGNCIHATKETPFLQIGETKYGKPILDRTLTFETPLEAAAKCALLSIDSTMKSNISVGPPINMVMYETDTFVIRHQLQLRLGDPYLAKMRKLWEEYLKNAFDHMPNIDWQHYLEEPQTDVIID